The DNA region CTCAAGGGGATGAAAGGGATTGAGTGCACTAATATTTAGAGGAGAGAGTTCAGGACTTGATTAGTGACTAGTACatagaaaactaaacaaatgaggctgggtgcagtggctcatgcctgtaatcccagcactttggggggccaaggcgggcgaatcacctgaggtcaggagttcgagaccagcctggccaacatggtgaaacctcgtctctactaaaaatacaaaaattagccgggcgtggtggcgggcgcctgtagtcccagctacttgggagcctgaggcaggagaatcgcttgaacctgggaggcggaggctgctgtgagccaagatggtgccattgcactccaccctgggtgacagagcaagactccgtctcaaaaaaaaaaaaaaagaaagaaaaaaccaagcaaatgaaaaaagaaggcaattaataattccaaagaaaagaaaaatttgggcagaaaagaacaaaacaagcaGAATTTACCATGACTCAGTTCTGAATACAAACACAGACATCATAATGTAAACACCAACACTGATGCAACCAGAATCATGGGAGAAAAAAGATCTAGGGAGGGTGGTGGACGGGAATATCACGTATGTACTGGGGGTAGGGGAgagaacaaaatgggaaaaatcaagaataattcacgttagaaataaaaatacagagcaaaatttaaaaatgcaaagaatgagGTGAAGAGTTCAAAGTGGTCACctcggggccgggcgcggtggctcacgcctgtgatcccagcactttgggaggctgaggcgggcggatcacaaggccaggagtttgagaccatcctggctaacaaggagaaaccccatctctactaaaaattagccaggcgtggtggtgggcgcctgtagtcccagctactcgggaggctgaggcaggagaatggcgtgaacccaggaggcgcagcttgcagtgagccgagatcgcgccactgcactccagcttgggcaacagagtgagactccgcctcaaacaaaacaaaacaaaacaaaaaaacaaagtggtCATCTCTAGGCAAGGTGGGTGGGAGATGGCTAGGGCTGCAGGTCCACTACGTGAGCTGGCTCAGCCTATCCCCAGACACCCTGCACTCACTCAGCCCGGGGTCCTCCCCCTGCACTCACTCAGCCCCGGGTCCTCCCCTGCACTCACTCAGCCCCGGGTCCTCCCCCTGCACTCACTCAGCCCCGGGTCCTCCCCTGCCTGCTCTTTCTCTGACCCTGCCCTCCactgttcctttttcttctttctctccctgttgTGTCCAGGAACCAGGCACCACCCTCATTTCTTCTTGATCAATCTTTAAAAACCAGCAGTGCTCAGCTAACTCTTCATCTATCTCCCCCGACCTGGGGCTCTGCTGAATCCACGCTTTAGACCCAGCTATCAGCTCGGCATGTACAGCTGGATGTCCACACCGAGCTGCTCACCCTGTCCCCAGCTTCTTCCTCCCACTGTCCACTGCAGAAGCCTCCTAACAGGACCCCTGCTGCTACCCCGGACCCTGCAACCCAttcccacacagcagccagatgCTTTGACACCCGAAGTCTCCTATGAATCCGATGAGGCCTCTGCACcacacctcattttacagaagtaCAGGGGAAACAGGGGTCTGTTGACACCACAGAGATGCAGCTGGCCAAAGGCAGAATGTGGGGTACACGACTGTCAAACGCCAGGGGTCCTTACACGAATGGTGGAAAAAGAGGGGCATGTTACGGATGGAGGCTCGGGACACATGGGCGCCGCCTTCCCATGCTGCCAGCAACCCACCAGGAACCTATTAATTTAGTCATTTGGGAAATGGGAGCTGGGTATATCGGCTATTAGGAAATTGTTCATGCTCAATAAGTATTAATTACAATTTTCATAAGAGCTTAACCCCCCTGAAAGAGGTCactgtttcctcacttgtaaattGGGATACTAAAACCTGCCCCATGGAGTTGCCAGAGTGACATGTGTGCGTGCACACCAACAGTACACAGCAGATAGTGACATATGTGTGCACGCCAACACTACACAGCAGATAGTGACTTGTGCGTGCGCGCCAACACTACACAGCAGATAGTGACACGTGCGTGCACACCAACAGTACCCAGCAGATAGTGACATATGCGTGCACGCCAACACTACACAGCAGATAGTGACTTGTGCGTGCACGCCAACACTACACAGCAGATAGTGACATGTGCGTGCACGCCAACACTACACAGCAGATAGTGACTTGTGTGTGCACGCCACTACACAGCATAGTGACTTGTGTGTGCACGCCAACACTACACGGCAGATAGTGACTTGTGTGTGCACGCCAACACTACACGGCAGATAGTGACTTGTGTGTGCACGCCAACACTACACGGCAGATAGTGACTTGTGTGTGCACGCCAACACTACACGGCAGATAGTGACTTGTGTGTGCACGCCAACACTACACGGCAGATAGTGACTTGTGTGTGCACGCCAACACTACACGGCAGATAGTGACTTGTGTGTGCACGCCAACACTACACGGCAGATAGTGACTTGTGTGTGCACGCCAACACTACACGGCAGATAGTGACTTGTGTGTGCACGCCAACACTACACGGCAGATAGTGACTTGTGTGTGCACGCCAACACTACACGGCAGATAGTGACTTGTGTGTGCACGCCAACAGTACACAGCAGATAGTGACATATGTGTGCACGCCAACACTACACAGCAGATAGTGATGTGTGTGCACACCAACACTACACAGCAGATAGTGACATGCGCGTGCACGCCAACACTACACAGCAGGTAGTgacatgtgtgtgcacaccaACAGTACACAGCAGATAGTGACATGCGCGTGCACACCAACACTACACAGCAGATAGTGATGTGTGTGCACACCAACAGTACACAGcagattgtgatgtgtgtatgcACACCAACGGTACAACACGCAACAGTTGCAGTTGCCTCATTTCCCCAAGTCGCCCTCACTGCAGAAAGGGGAGTGTCTCCAGCTGCTTAGTCCAGCAGCCTCCAGGATTGGGTGAGGGTCGGAGGGCCCTGGTGCCCTGCATGGACAAGGCAGTGGCAGCAGGGCTGAAGgacaggctggggtgggaggaccgCAACCCTCTGGGATCGGGCCCCACGGTCAGCTCCCGCAGCCCAGGGGAGAGGTGCCCACTCTAGCAGCCCTTTATGTGCTCCTCAAGCTGAAAGTAGAGACCCCGCTTTGTGACTACAGTGAGTTCTCACACCATTAGGCGAACGGCTGGGGTAAGACCACCCTGTGGCCCCTGCAGAGCTGACCTCACTGGGTGGTCCACCGAAGAGGGGATGGGAGGGCAAGTTTGCTTCAGGGTCAGAGGTCCGGTCCCGGTGGGTGCACCTCCCCAGCCCTCAGGTAGGTTAGGCCCCCTCTCCCGcgtcccctccccctcctcaccccaatcccctccccctcctcaccCCAATCCCCATCCCCCACGCGGTGCATCGGGTGAAGGGGTGGGGCCTCCAGCAACACCGTGGGCTCAGCGCTCCCCACAGACTCCTACCCTCCTGCCCAGCATGTGCCTGGCCAGGCCGGCCCCCTCCTCTGAAGGGTTCTTGGCAGAAAGATCTCCAAATTGAAGGTTTCTGGTGGCAGGCCCAGGTGCTGGGGCCATACCTGGGGGAGCTCCACCCCCCGGCTGTAGGTAGGCAAGGCCCGGATTCCAGGGCCCAGTGTAAGATGACCCAGGTGAGCCCAAATCAGGTCCATCTCTTAACACAAGGAGCTCCCTCGGCACCTCCTGTGTGCTACACAGGGGTCCCAGCACCCATGCAGGGGAGAGGCCTTTGGATCACCACAGCCCACACTCTGTACAGAGGGATAAACTACTGCTTTGCCTgtagagtagccattcttttatttatttttttctttttcttttttttttttttttttttgagacggagtcttgctctgttgcccaggacggagtgcagtggcgcaatctcagctcactgcaacctccgcctcccgggttcaagtgattctcctgcctcagcttcccgagtagctgggattataggtgcctgccaccacacccagctaatttttatgtttttagtagagacggggtttcaccgtgttagccaggatagtctcaatctcctgaccttgtgatccacccgcctcagcctcccaaagcgatggaatcacaggcgtgaaccaccgcacccggctctaacttttctatttttagtagaaatggggtttcaccatattggccaggttggtctcaaactcctgaccttgtgatccgcccgcctcagcctcccaaagtgctggaattacaggcgtgaaccaccgcacctggccccttttctttaataaatttgcttaaaaaaaaaaaagaacccaaaggctgggcacggtggcttacgcctgtaatcccagcactttgggaggccgaggagggtggatcacaaggtcaggagaatggctaacacggtgaaaccctgtctctactaaaaatacaaaaagtcagccgggcatggtggcgctcgcctgtagtctcagctactcgggaggttgaggcaggagaatcgcttgaacccaggaggtggaggttgcagtaagccaagctcacaccattgcactccagcctgggtgacagagcaagactccgtctcaaaaacaaacaaacaaacaaacaaaaacaccaaaaaccagAAAACCCAGAGGGGTAAATTGAGGCAGGCTGGCCGTGTGCCAGGCCCCAGACTGCAGAGCCCAGACTCCCCACCGAAGGCTGAGGGTCGCGCTTGCTGTGTGAGGCTCAGCACCTTGTCAAGTGCACCCACACGGTGACTCGTGGGGGTAGCAGCACCAAGCACTGCGCCACCCATGATGTAGTCATCACCACCTGAAGAAACCAAGGCTGACTCCAACCTGCTCACAGCCACGGTGTAGCAATGGCCTGGCCAGGGCTCAAgcccacccctcctcctcctgggaaTCTGGGAACCCCATGTTTGAGTGGGCCCCCCACTGCAGGACCTCTGCTGGCCCTTGCAGCTACCACTGTACAGAAGGTGCACAGGGCAGGGCCTTGTCCCCAAGAGGCTCGGTGAGTGGAAGGCACATGGCATGAGGACCGCTGTGAGCCGCCCGCCCCTCATCCCCGTGGTGGTGTTCCCCAGGCTGCATCGGCTCAACAGGGGGAGGCAGCCTGGGTCACCCTAGCCTGGTGGGCACTCGAAACGCTCCTCGAAGGACTCACAGGCCCCATGGGGGCCAGGTAAGGCCGTGTGTTTACAGGGAGTTGGCTCGGGGCTGGGTACTGCTGTGCACACTGGCTGCCAGGCGGCAGCTGGGCTGGTTTATTACTGGAACACcctcccctgctcctcctccccgGGGAGGCCAGCCCTGCGCCAGCATCTCCTGCACCAGCCCACCCACCAGGAGGCGCCTGTGGGGCCACTCTTCTGGGAAAGCGTGTTCCTGGAATAAATTCTGGTTTCGCTTCCAACAGGAACAGGAATAGAGCTCCCTGTCTGGCCTGCCAGGGCAGCTTGCAGGTTTGAAGGTCAAGTGCACGTGGCTCTCTCCTGGGCCCAGCGGCACCCCCTTCTTCTGGACAGGGGAGGAGCCAGCTCCTAGAGGGGCCACAGTGCCCCAGAGGGTGGGTTCAGGGTGGTGCCTACTACCTCTGCGGCCCCCTGGGCAGCCCCTGTGGCAGAACAAGGGTAGTGATATCAGGcagcccagcctctccctccagAATGCCCTCCCTGCCACCACCTGCCCTAGGAGACCTGAGCACGCCCAGTGGCTTAGACTGAGAATTTCTGGGCTTGAGAAGCCTTCGCCATGATCTGGGGTTTCCAGCCCTGCCCGGGAGCTGGCTGTGCATGTGTGCCGCAGGGGCAGAGGCCTGACAGACCACCAAGAGGCCACGCCCAGTGCCGCCGCCTTTATTCACAGACCCTCGAGCTCCACAGCCACACAGACACTTAGCTTTCAGAGGGCACAGGAAGGAAAAGGGACCTGGTGACCCTCCCAGCACACCCCAGAGCCAAGACAGACCCAGCAGCAGCACCTCAGGGTCAGCCTGGGTGCCCCTGCCCAGGGGCCACTGTGACCGCAGACACCAGGAGGCCAGGCCTGGTTGCTGGGGACCCCCTTGGGGGGCCCGGCAGTATCCTAGGCCCAAAGAGCTGGTGCCATCTTGAAGCTGATTCAGGGAAGAGGCCAGGCTGGACGGTAGGGGTAGGTGTGAGAAGCTCCCCAGCGTGTCCAGGCCACGGGAGCAGCAAGGGTCTGCGGGGAGCCCAGGCTGGATGGGGTGGGGCTGCCCTTGTCCTGTATCCTGACCACTTCAAGGACAAAACCAGCCCAGTCCCAgcagcctgggaggcagcagaggcTCCTTCTTCTCCCCTCCTGATCCTGCAGTGGCCAGGGGCaggagggtgaggggagaggagagaggtcaGGTCAGGGCCCCTGGGGGCCAGGCAGCTTCAAAAATGCAGCCAGGTGgctgggggagggcaggagggtggGCAGGGCCCAGACCCCCATGATGGGGGCAGCCTGAGACCCCCAAGGATGAAGGAAGGGGGCTTGGGAAGGAGAGGCAGGCCTCAGCCGTCAGTCACGCCAGTGCTGGGATCTGCAGCCCGCTGGAGCAAGGCACCCCCATCCCAGGGGCAGGACCACAGGACAGGAGGGAACCGACACCTCGCACCCTGATCTTCCGGAGGCCGGGGAGGGGCACCGGGCGCTCTAGGACTTCTTGGCATCCTGCGTGCTCCGGCGCTTCAGGTCACTCAGGTCGATGGGCTTGAAGGCTGCCAGGGGACAACGCGGTAGGTGGTGGGCACAGGCCCCTCCTGCCCATGAGGCCCGGCCTGccggcccagccctgcccccaggTCAGCCCCCACTCACTCTTCAGGCTGGGGTTAGGGACCTTCTCCACATACTCCTCCACCAGGCCCCGCTCGCCACCCGGCACCTGGCCTCGCAGGTCTCGCTCCACACCCTGCCAGGCTGCAGAGGCAGAGAGTGGTGTGCTCAGGGCCCCCTGCCCCAGGGGGTGGCATCCACGTCACGAGAGTGCCTGCCCTCAGCTCCTGCCCTCCCAGATCCTCTTCTCCCTCAGAAGTGTCCTCCATGCTCCCCCACAgccctctgcccaccccagcctcactCACCTGCAGACCCCGTCCCCGCTCCTCTGGCAGGCCTGTCCCTTCCCCGCAAGATGACCAGGACTGTGGTCAGAGGGACCCCTATGACCCTACCCCAGGCTTCCCTGCGCCTCGGAGGCAGCGCATCCTCCTCAGCTAGGCCTCTATCTTTCCCACCTCATCCACGCACCTCCCCGGCCCCAGCACACGGCACACTCCCCTAATCCCAGACAACCACCTCCCGGCCACTTCTGCAACACGCCCGTTCATGGCTGGATGCGTGCCTGTCTGTCTTCAAAGGCCCCTCCCTTTCCCCAGCAAACTCCTCCAGTGCTGCTAGCATGGATGACTGGCTCCCAGTGCGGCCTCTATCTGTGGCAtggcccacccccagcccctcctcccggGCTCCCCCCATGATCAGAACCAGGTCTCCTCTCTACACAAGGTCCCCTCGGCCACCCCTACCCGCCTGGGCCCTGAAGGCTGTGGACACAGTGATGGGGCTATCTGTGCCctggaggggcaggggcaggggccgcAGGAGGTTCCTCGGAGCGTGGGTCCTGGGCTGGGGGCAGAGCTGACTCCGTCAAGGACAGGGCAGGAGCTGTGTGTGGCAGGCGCACCCACCTTCGTAAATGAAGCGGACGTTCTCCTCGTGGGCTGGGGTGAAGATCTCGCTGCTGCTGGGTGGGGAGCGGGGGCTGCTGGTCCTCTTGCCGTTGTACACGACTCTGGAGACGGGGGAGCTGGGGGAGCCTGGCGCATGAGACAGGGCACACAGCAGGGTGGGAGCCCACAACCCGCCCCGGTGGAGACCAGCCCACCTGCCTGAGACCCACCTGGTCATCGCGGGGGCGTCTGATCCTAGCGCTCCACCGCCAGATCCCCTCAGCCTCTGAAACAGAAGCCAGCGCAGGCATGGGACGCAGGGCCACCCTCTCCAGCACAGAAGGAGGGGGAGGCGCAGGGCACACCTGCCTCCTCCCTTCAGATGTGAACAAAGTGCATGGTCCCTCTGCCTACCAGGGTGTCCCCCACAGGCTGGGGTCCAGCCACAGGCAGCCAGTGGGCTCCAGGCAACCCTACGAGGTAGCAGAGAGCTGGCCAGACgagccagacacacacacaacttgAAGCGATCAAGCCCGCTCAGCGGCCTTGATCCTCCACGTCTCAGGCTCAGACGTGGAGGCCTCAGCCCCAGCACCGGGAGCACTGTGGCCAGAGCCCCTCCCCACGTGGGCTGGTGGGGCCGTCAGCATCTCTGATGTCCAGCTGCCTCTCACTGCAGCAGAGGGCCTGCAGCCCCTCAGCTAACTGACCCTGCTCTCCCTGGTGCAGGGCTGGGCACACGGCTTCTGCTGAGCCTTGATTTCCTTTCTGTAAAACGGGGATGAGCTTCCTAAAGGTGATCCCAGCTCCCCGGCACCTACCCAGGTCCAGCTTCCTGGTTCCCTAGAGCATGAGCCACATCAGTACCCTGGAGATGGAACCAAACTCCAGCTCCCCTGGTGGGCAGAGGGGGTGGCCCTGGAGGAAGCTGCTGGGCCTGACCTGGTGACCAAGACCCTGGGCTGCCGCCCGTTTATGGCCTCCCAGCCCAGGGGAATCCACGGCTCTGGAAAAATGGAGTCTATTTTGAGGCTCAGACGCTCACACTGGCAGGCTGGACAGTGTCCCCACTCCAGCTGAGGACACACAACCCCAAGGTGGGGAAGCTGACAGGGCTGGTCTCCAGCCTGCCCTGCTCCAGAGGGGGCAACTCCAGGTTCTGGGGGAGGGGAGTCCCAGGATTCCCAGGAGGGGGCTTTGAGCACAAGCAACTCCCCTGCCCACCCAGAGGCCCAAGGCTGCAGATACTCCAGGGCACACGGCTGCAGCCCTCACAGAGGGCCAGGAGCACTGAGGCTTCGAGTCCTCTCTGGCTCATTCCGCCTCATGTCAATGGTCCAGCCCTCAAACACCACGTGATAAGAATCCCACGGCTCAAGGGCAAAACCAGCAAAGAGCAGAAAACCAGCTCCCAGCCCTGGAACTCTGTGCCCCATCCCAGGCCAGGAGTGAGGTCCAAAAAGGGCCAGGGGCTCCCCACCCACGGCAGCACCCAGTTTGCTCACAAAGTCACCTCTCCTTTCTTGGACTCTGGGGTCTCTCTGCCCAGTCCTCCTGCCAGGGACTCCAGCCCACGAACACCAGAGCACGGAGGGAAAGGCCTGTTTGGGTTGAGGGTCCCACAGGGACATGCTGCCTGCTGGGAAGCTCCCGTTACAGAGAAAGGCAGAGCTCAGGTAACAGGTAGACTGGCCAGCCCCCTGCCTCGCCCCCTGCTGGCTCTCACCACTGACCGACTGCTGCTTTAGGGGTACCTGCCTCCCAGCCTGCCCTCTCCCGTGGCTCTTCTCCCCAtgcatcctctgcctccagtGGCCACTTGGCCTTTATGCAGCCACACCTTTGGCCTGGGATCCCCCTGCTGGGTTCGGTTGTCACTCCTGCCCCAGATCCCACTGATTGCCCCACATCCTCCCAAGCAACTACCCTTCCGGGGCTCCCTTTGccttgtgtgcacacacacacacacacacacacctgcccacACATACCTACCTGCACACACCTTAGCTGAATACATCtgccacacacatgcatacaaccGCCCGCACACACCTGTCTGTACACACCTGCCCACACACATGCGGCACACACCCATATGAACACACCTGGTGTGGcagcatgcacttgtagtcccagctactcagaggctggggtgggaggactgcttgagcccaggaggtcaaggctgcagggagccaagatcgtggcactgcactccagcccaggcaacagagcaagaccctgtgtcaaaaaaaaaaaaaaagcccaggcacggtggctcacgcttgtaatcccaacactttgggaggcagaggcgggtggatcagctgaggtcaggagtttgagagcagcctggcgaacatggtgaaaccctgtctctactaaaaatacaaaattagttgggcgtggtggcaggcacccgtaatcccagctactcgggaggctgaaacaggagaatcgcttgaacccgggaggtggaggtgcagtgagccaagatcgcgccaacgcactccagcctgggcgacagagcaagactccatctcaaaaaaaaaaaaaaaaaaaaggccaggcgtggtggctcacgcctgtaatcccagcactttgggaggccgaggcgggtggatcacaaggtcaggagttcaagaccagcctggccaatatggtgaaaccctgtctctactaaaaatacaaaaattagctggatgtggtggtgggcacctgtggtcccagctactcaggaggctgaggcaggagaagtgcttgaacctgggaggcggaggttgcagtgagccgagatcgtgccactgcactccagcttgggcgacagagcaagactccgtctaaaagaaaaaaaaaaaaagccaggtacgGTTGCTGGCCTATTAAaataggcctgtaatcccaacactttgggaggctaaagagggcagatcacttgagcccaagagttcaaaaccagcctgggcaacatggcaaaatcccatttcttttatttatttatttatttat from Homo sapiens chromosome 17 genomic patch of type FIX, GRCh38.p14 PATCHES HG1320_PATCH includes:
- the MCRIP1 gene encoding mapk-regulated corepressor-interacting protein 1 isoform X3; protein product: MTSSPVSRVVYNGKRTSSPRSPPSSSEIFTPAHEENVRFIYEAFKPIDLSDLKRRSTQDAKKS
- the MCRIP1 gene encoding mapk-regulated corepressor-interacting protein 1 isoform 2 (isoform 2 is encoded by transcript variant 2), with the translated sequence MTSSPVSRVVYNGKRTSSPRSPPSSSEIFTPAHEENVRFIYEAWQGVERDLRGQVPGGERGLVEEYVEKVPNPSLKTFKPIDLSDLKRRSTQDAKKS
- the MCRIP1 gene encoding mapk-regulated corepressor-interacting protein 1 isoform 1 (isoform 1 is encoded by transcript variant 3); the encoded protein is MLPHQRLRGSGGGALGSDAPAMTSSPVSRVVYNGKRTSSPRSPPSSSEIFTPAHEENVRFIYEAWQGVERDLRGQVPGGERGLVEEYVEKVPNPSLKTFKPIDLSDLKRRSTQDAKKS
- the MCRIP1 gene encoding mapk-regulated corepressor-interacting protein 1 isoform X2, with the translated sequence MLPHQRLRGSGGGALGSDAPAMTSSPVSRVVYNGKRTSSPRSPPSSSEIFTPAHEENVRFIYEAFKPIDLSDLKRRSTQDAKKS